A stretch of DNA from Sylvia atricapilla isolate bSylAtr1 chromosome 3, bSylAtr1.pri, whole genome shotgun sequence:
atttacaTCCATTGCAAGCCTGCAGGGGCTGGGTGCTTCTGATGCATtagggttttaatttttatgtttttcaaatCCTGTACTGCTTTAGTGTATAAATCTAAAACTCCATATTTAGAGCATGTTAGCTACTGTTCTCACATTTTGGTCAGACCCAATGAATCCTCTAGGCCTAAAgctcaaggacacctcactgttTCAAGGCCccaaaagtataaacaaaagtgagttgaGGGAGAAGCAAACTGGGtgtaaatgacttcattactgaagctgtaattggCAGATTAACCCCTGATATataaatggaccaaacttacatctgtctgaaaaactcgtgaccattttgggtgtagcctctCAGAGACTTCTGACTGCCCAAGGTGCTGTTcaaggcctttaataaatacctgcttttatTCTCCTAATcttgtctagcctctgttccagACAGCCACTCCAAGGAATCACTTCAGTGTAGCCCTGGTttcatgcctgagatgttttggttttctgaaattctttttcctgggaattttctgtaaacaagagacatgtttttgtaactgtaactttgttttcattccttttcttaagagggacttcttcttgatgtccctctggtctgaccaatgtgattgaagaattttgtctttgtttcaccaatcgaattggtctgtgtagGATAGTATAAAAaagagacacatcccaaaaataaaagagtcattttcagccttctgaagctcAGAGTatgtgtcattgtggtgtaaaacagttTCACTTCAGCCTTTCAGCTGTGTTGATCTTCCCAGCAAAATTTAGAATCAACAGCTATATTGGTGCCACACGCCTTGGGTGTGCTGATGATGTCAGGATCTGTCACAGTGAAGTAACAAAAGGATTCAGTTATGTGCACTTTCATGGTTCATGGTTTTCTTCAGTGCTTGTTCATGGTTTTCTTCCGAGTTTCTATAATTTTACTGTGTCTCCAAGGAGCTTTCCATAGTCCTTAGGGCATAGGTAGGCTGTATGTTGTGGTGGTACTAGCTTAATTGTGCCAGATTTGCTACACCAAAGTaagtaaatgaataaataaaaaacaacaaacctcTCATAATTTATCATTCCAGTTTGTCTTCAAGCTCACTGTGGCCAAGCAGCAGGACCACTTTTTCCAAGCTGCCTACCTGGAGGAGAGAGATGCCTGGGTGAGGGATATCAAGAAAGCAATTCATCACATAGATGGAGGCCAAAGGTTTGCCAGAAAATCCACAAGAAAGTCTATCAGGTTGCCTGAAACAATCAATCTGAGGTTTGTTCTCATAGCTCTGCTCCCCCATTTACTTCCAACTGCAGTCAGTGTGTCAGAAATGTAACCTTGGTCAGGAAGAACAATGAGCCTATCTGTCCGTGGATTCTCTCACAGCCCTTTCTGGAAGactgaaaatttcagtttataCAGTGTGTCAGAAATGAGCTAGCAATCAGAACTGGGAAGctcttttttaatatactaTAATTTACCAAAACATGCCTATTTATCAAAGGTTTTTGCTGATAAAGATGTTTCTGGGCATACTGCAGTGCAAGAGGATGTGGCAGCCAAAGTGTGACTCTTCcgggaaaaagcattttatagaGTAAATCAtttattgcaaaaatattttagaccTTTAATTTGCTCTCCAAAGAAATGCTGATGTTAGCCCAGTTTTTGGGATGGTGAGGTGACTGTGGTGCCTACCAAAGAACATGAAGCTGGTAAAGGGAGAAGAAGAGATAAAGGGAAGCAATCTGttagtacttttaaaaatcaaggaTGACTTCTGTCTCTGGGCTGTAAATACCAAGATAAAAATGAGCCTGACTCTTTTACTTCTTGTAAGACAGTAAAACCACACGGGGCCAAGATCACCTGAGAACATGCAGGCtttgggacagggacaggtTTTCTGCTCAGCCCAGGATCTTTGGGtgaacacagagcagagcagtgaacctcctcctggggctgtggggccctGTGAAGGTGCCTCAGCAGTGGGTGTTCCTCTCTTCACGCTATAGTCACCACAAGCAGTCGCAGAACCACAGGGAGATGTGGTGAGAAGCCCTTGGTGTACTCcacccctctgctcccacagctgtgAGCCAATGCAGTGAGACCTCCAGGCTTTGCATCTTGAATTTTTCAAGACATGCAGGAGATGAAACTACAGCTCTACAGAGAGCCACGTGCCAACAAAACACGAAGCCCCCATGAATGAGAGTGATACTGTTGTACAAACTGGCAAAATCTTTTTATGTGCTAAAAGTTTCTGTGGTTCTTTTTATGCACAGTGCTTTGTACCTCTCAATGAAAGATCctgaaaagggaataaaagagttgaagctggaaaaagataaaagagtGTTCAATCACTGCTTTACAGGTAaggagctcctgtccctctATTCCATACAATAAAGGGAGCACAGAGTTGAAAAACTAAAGAGGTGAAACAGCTCTAAGCTCTGTAAAGCACAGAGAAGTTTGACAGTGACGACCCAGGAGATGCTCAAAGGATGTATCTTGGAAAAGGGTTTGGTTATGGCCATGTTAAACAAAGGAGAAGGATGAAATTTAAGAATTATTCCATTCTGAAGTTTTCATCACTGAACAGTTTCCCCCTCTAATTCCTGTGTCTCTCCAAGTCAAATCTGTGTTTGTGCTCAAAACCACACACATGCAGCATTAGAGGACATTGTTTAACGGTGGACATGGCACTGTTGTGTTAATGGTTGAActgatgatcctggaggtcttttccaaccttagtgattctgtgattctatgaaagtCACTCTCTTCCCCAAAGCATTATGTTAGTTGCATAGCAGCCTGGAAGGCCACCTTTTCCAGGCTGCCTTTTCCAGGCTTGGCTATCACCCCCAGTCCCTGGCTTTGAGGTTTGTCAGCTCAGCCCTTTGTCGGCtcgatattttctgagccttgGGAAGAActcagcaattctcaggctcagaaaatatcgaGCCCACAGCCCTGCATCCCCTCCCAGCCATCTTCTCCCTCAAGAATGGTGCTTTTGAGCTGTCCTGGCTCCTGCCATCAGCTGGAAAGGCTGTGCCTCACTGCATGGCCAGGAACCTTCCTAGATGAGCTCCCCATGTTGTTGctaagaacatttttttcaggagatTGATGAATACATGGATTAGGCTTGTTTCCCATGTACTTTTAGGCTTCTTCATGTCTGTCTTGGCTTGTGGCTGATACTTAGTTCCTTTTTAACCAGGCACCTGTGTGATTGACTGGCTGGTGTCCAGCAGCTCCGTCCGAAATCGCAGGGAAGGTCTCCTGCTTGCCTCTTCCCTCCTGAGTGAAGGCTACCTCCAGCCTGCTGGGGATACATCcaaggcagctgctgaggggctgTCAGACACCCCCTTCCTAGACCTCAGTGATGCCTACTATTACTTTGTGAGCGTTGTATTCTGGTTTGTTATTGTCTCAGactcactgctgtgctgcttttatCATGCTTCTTGTTGGGCTTCTTAAATCCTGGAGGAAAGATTGTACAGAGATGGAGAAATCTAtcttaattgtctttttttcctgtgatacTCAGAATGAACCTGCTCACTTTAATTGTTGTAACCagggcaggtttttttctggcacTTTTCTAAGTGTAAATTAAGTGCTGAGACAAAGCTGGGTTCCTGTTAACTTAGACTTTGTTCCTGATTACTGTACTGGTGACCACAATTTAGCCATCTGTTTCCCTGTTGATTCACTGGAAGAGATGACAGTAATTCACTATCACAGGGCTTCACAGAGTGGCAGAAGCTACAAATCCATTTTTGTGCAGAGCTACCAAATCTGACTCAATGTGAGggtacacacacacagcttGCCTGttagaaaagaagtaaaaattctTAATATCCCCCAGGAACTTGTTCTGGGTGTCATATGCAGCCTTCTTCATTTACTACTTCATATTCTGTGGGCTGATTTGAAGAACTTGAAATATCACAATCAAATACTGTTTGAAAGATATCTGGCTTATGGACTTAGGCTAGCAAAAAAATATGCCTTCCATAAAGTGAAAACAAGTAAATTGGTATTACAATTCTATTTATATTTACCACATGGAATCACTTGGCTTCAGCAAAATGACTCTCCCACTactcatttgttttcttaaatgtgTTTGTGCTAGGGAGACTTTACCTGTTCAGCAAGGACACTGCTGGTAAAGGCAGACTTGTGGCCTCTTGGGATGCTTCTTGTAGCAGCCTATGTGTACCTGCTTGCTTTTGGATTATTTCAGTTTGATTCAATACCAGTGTGGTGTGAGGAGGCCACAACAAGTCAATGTCTGACTTGGTATCATAGAAGTGTAGTCTCACCTCACACTGAAATGTGTCCATGGTGATTTGGAGAGCTCCACAACTTCACTGGGAGCCTTTCCAGAAGAGGTTAGATTATTTAACAATAACcataacaacagcaaaacagcagcaacaacaacaataataacatTCTCTTTGGGGTGGCAAAAAAACAGGGTGGAGGGAAGCCAAAAGAATCCAGATTGGTACATGTACATAAGCATGCAGCAACTGTGTAACTTCTGTAACATTTCTCTTGTGGTCTTGCAGCCAGACAGTGGATTTTTCTGTGAGGGTTATTCCAGTGATGATGATGTGGTCCTAAAGGAAGAATTCAGAGGTACAATTGTCAAACAAGGATGTTTGCTGAAACAGGTCAGTGTTGCCCATGCTCTATCCTGTCACTTAAAATGATGTTACACGGGTGCAAGATTACTCTTTTACACTTTAAAAACTTTGGGTAAGAGAGAAACTACCCTATGGCATCTCCACACTTGGCAGGTTTCATCTCTGTCCCTCTTGCCTTTGCACAAGGAACACTTGCTGCAGCATGACAGCAGGACTCTGGACAAATATTGCAAGGTTTATTGCTCTTACCACAGAATAAAACAGTTGATAGCTTTAATTAGGAAAGAGTCCTAACACAGGAGATGTGACAAGTCACTGGTACAATGCAAAACTGAACTCAGGCAAAAAGCTGCCACTCCTGTGTCCCTCTGGACACAAATGGATTCAGTTGCTAGTTTTCATGGACTTTTTCAGCATGCTTGAGCAAAGGAGTTGTTTCAGTCACTAATGTTTGATGTGTAATACAGAAGATAACTGGATACCTTCATTTCCAGCAAAACTTTAAGCAATACAGTCAATGTCATGTTTCCAAGGCCATTGCAAGTAGATATTAGTGAACTGAAGGCAAAATCAGGATTCTTCAACGAATAAAATGGgtcagctggaagggacctgcaaCAATCCTCTGGTCCAACGGCCTGATCACTGGCTGACCAAGGGTTAAAGCACACTGTTAACGGTTTTGTTGTCCAAAAGCTTCTTAGACATTGACAGACATGGTGCACTGACCACCTCTCTAGGTAACCTGTTGCAGTGTTTGACCACCCTCTctctgaagaaatgtttcctaatatTGAGTCTGAACCTGCACTGTTAAAATAGTCCTTGAGGGCCTAAGAACTTTTTGGTGGTGCTCACATGTATTTCTCTTGCTTAATCAGTTTACtcaaaagcaatggaagaaatAAGACCCACACCTTGCTGCTCTTCTACTCTTTCACGTTCATATCAACCTAGTTAGTTAAGAGCTTCTGTGCAAACAGTAGCTAATTGAGAAACTTGTATTTTGAAATGCCAGAGGAAGTGACTCAAGACAATCTTCCACCAGTGTTTTTCTGCACTTGGTCACCCTCAGTGACTCGTGGGGTCATTGCTTGGAATGGTCACTGCCTCTGCTGAAAATGCTTTCAGCGGGTCTAAACCTCCCACACCCATCCTTTTCAGTCATGAAAACAAGCCATGAGGCATCTATGTCCTTATTTCTGCCTGAGCTTCTCAGCCATGAGTCCTCCAGGGTGTTGAAGCTAGATaagcatttttttgttgttatctTTGCAGGGACAGAAAGACTTTCAGCTCATCCTTGCCAATAATTCAAGGTACCTTCCTGCAAGGCACTTTGCAGCCATGTGTTCTAGCAAGCAGTTAAACCCAGCTCCCACAGACTTCACATGAATGTCATAACTACCACACTGTGTGATATGTTCAGGGCAATCTCCCATGTTGAAGCACCTATgcttttcacacacacacacacacaaaaaaaaaaaaaaaaaaaaaaaaaaaaaaaaaaaaaaaagagagagagagagagagagagaaagcagttTGACAGTCCAGTTCTTGTGCAAAAGATTGGAATGTAGAAAAGGCCGATTCAAGTCCTACTCCAGTGAGTATTTCCTGTCCAGAACATTcagttttttcccctgttgtaTTTGCCTGTCCTTTCGTGTGTGGGTAAGATTTGCATGCaggcaaagcagctctgtgacATTTGTGGTTTGGAATTTTCCTAGGGACACCGGAGAAAGAACTGGAAAGTGAGAAAGTTCGTTTTAAGAGATGATCCTGCATATCTTCATTATTATGATCCTGCTGGAGTAAGAGAGATTCggtttctttccctgtttgtttTGAATCCAGTGCCTTGTAGTAGTACCTGAATGGAATATTTGCATGAGAATGTGACAGGGAAGATCAGGCAGGACAGTGGGACTGTTTGTTCTCACATGGCCTAGCCatcctctggaaaagcagagtgaAGGATAGTTTCTGGGGCTGTGGAGTCAGGGTGGCAAGTGCCACCCTGGGGAACAAGTAACACTGAACTGTATTTTCACCTCTTATCTGTGATTAATTAGAATTAATGTGTGCTCTCACTTGATCAAAAGAAATTAGGTCCTAAGTGCAAATGAACACAATCGAGTAATTTGGCAGTTTATCTTTGAGGTATTTGCCATGCCAGGCTGAGATATGGCATCCTATTTCTTGTGTATTTCTAATGGGCCCATCCCCATGCTAAATACTCTGCAGATCCTGAATTTTAAATCACAAGAGATTCCCTGTTTGTTAGTAAGCCTTTCCCTTCCCAAGCCCCCAGCCCTCCATGTCACATACAGACTGAAGACCCCCTGTTCTCTCAGGTGAGACACACTAAGTAATCAAATGGTATTGTTTCCATTCTGGAAATGTAGCCATATATTTCCATGCTGCTGGTTTCAGAAGTGttgcatttcattttgatttcatGTCCTCCCCAGGGAGAAGAACCACTGGGAGCAATTCACCTGAGAGGCTGCGTGGTGACAGCAGTGGAAGATATGCCAGACAGTAAGGAACTATAACAAATGAGCTCTCTAATAAGATTTTGGTACACCCCCCCTTTAATCTGCCAAAAATCACAAGTGTTTTCTATTCCAAAGCAATCTCTGTACAATAATTCAGTAACTCTAGTAACTGGTCTATCTTGCTGTCTGAATTACTGGGGAAGGGTACCGTGGTAAAGGTAGCAATAGGGAATCTTGTGTATTGTCAGTACTTTAGGGAAGGCTGGTCAAAAGGATGACACAAACCCTGTGTTAGGATAACTTTAGGCAAAGCAAGCTGAGTTTGATCTCTTTAGTTAATGAATTTGGGATGGAAGCTTCATGTTATGCTGACAAATTGTTATTGTCCaccttctcttccctcccaaAGCTAGAAGTTGTGGGAACAGAAAAAGTGTTGCTGCAAGGACCAAGAATCATTAATTTAATGCATTCTCCTCTCCACAAGAGAGGCTGGCTATCATATCCAGCAACAAAGTTTGTTGGCATCTCAGAAAAGAGACAGATGGATGTGACATAAACTCAAATAGCTTGTTTTTGTAGCTGGCAAGGCATAGGAGGGTTTGGGGAACACAATCTGTCTGCAGGATTGCAGATCCTTCCATGAGTTGAGACCAGCAAACCAGAGACATCTGAAGGTGAAATGTGCAGAATTCATGAGTGGTTTCTCTGAGAGAGAGACTCATCTCTTGGACCCAATCTTTGTGAAGGCCTGATCAGGCTCAGCTgtagaaagaaaggaggaaatatCCCCTTACAGCATGTAAAGGAGGAAATATCGAAAGTATAAGACTTCTTTTCTCACATAGCTGaccttcttattttttccctgtagccAAGAAGCATGATGATGACAACATCCTCTTTGAAATCATCACAGCCAGTGAAATCCACTATTACTTGCAAGCAGCCTCATCCACAGAGCGTACAGAGTGGATCAAAGCAATCCAGTCAGTTGCTAGGACTGGTAAATGAAGATGATCTTCCAACAAGAAGACAGACAAATTAAGTTAGTCACTCTAAACAGAATTTAGCATTTCACCAAGAGAAAGCAGCATCATCCCAAAGGGCTTGTGCGTTGGGGTTGAGGACTGGATAGAAGTTTCAATTCTATAGCAGGCACTAACAAACTAACATTTTTCCACTTGTGTTATGGTAATATTTTACTAAACTAGAACATAGAACATGCCATATTAGTGTGTGTTGCTTAGAGTAATCAGTCCACCTTGGGAATGTTGTACCTGTTGCCACAGCTGATAGTGGGAATCTCACCATTAACAGAGCACAGTCATGTCACTGACAGAGAGGACCTCAGTTAATCACCCTCTTCAGCCTGTGATGTGTTTCAAGATCTTCATGTATTTCAGTCTTCTCCAGACAATTTTTATACTTTCTTCTTTACCAGATCTTGTTGCTGCTTGTTCACTTGTACAAATAATGCCATAGATATAAGGAAAAGAAGTCAACTCACTTGGAAACCTTTATAATCTGTCAGCATTAAGGGAGGGAAAAATGCAGACAACTGTGGAAACACCATGTGGAACCAAGTATAACTCCATGACAGCAGTATGAGGAAAAGCCTCTTCCCACAGTATTTCAAACACAAAGCAACCTCACTTCAAACTCCCTATCACCCAGTTTTAAACCTTGCAAAGTTTCTCCACAAGAATCTGCCCTGGGACCATTGTTTCCCTTTATTTAGGTCTACAAAGCAGATGCTGAGTTGTCAGGTACTGTACTCGATTTGAACTAAGAACcttgcaggagaagggaaaggatgCATGGGTTGGTTACTTGAACTATTGATTCAAGTGGTTTcaattacattttccttttttagccTCCAGCAACGTACTCAGTCCTTGATTCTGTGCCTTAGTAATATAAGAGAAACCTTGTGCTtgtaactgaaataaatgttttt
This window harbors:
- the PLEK gene encoding pleckstrin isoform X1; translated protein: MEREPMRIREGYLVKKGSMFNTWKPMWVVLLEDGIEFYKRKADNSPKGMIPLKGSSIHSPCQDFGKRMFVFKLTVAKQQDHFFQAAYLEERDAWVRDIKKAIHHIDGGQRFARKSTRKSIRLPETINLSALYLSMKDPEKGIKELKLEKDKRVFNHCFTGTCVIDWLVSSSSVRNRREGLLLASSLLSEGYLQPAGDTSKAAAEGLSDTPFLDLSDAYYYFPDSGFFCEGYSSDDDVVLKEEFRGTIVKQGCLLKQGHRRKNWKVRKFVLRDDPAYLHYYDPAGGEEPLGAIHLRGCVVTAVEDMPDTKKHDDDNILFEIITASEIHYYLQAASSTERTEWIKAIQSVARTGK
- the PLEK gene encoding pleckstrin isoform X2, coding for MEREPMRIREGYLVKKGSMFNTWKPMWVVLLEDGIEFYKRKADNSPKGMIPLKGSSIHSPCQDFGKRMFVFKLTVAKQQDHFFQAAYLEERDAWVRDIKKAIHHIDGGQRFARKSTRKSIRLPETINLSALYLSMKDPEKGIKELKLEKDKRVFNHCFTGTCVIDWLVSSSSVRNRREGLLLASSLLSEGYLQPAGDTSKAAAEGLSDTPFLDLSDAYYYFPDSGFFCEGYSSDDDVVLKEEFRGTIVKQGCLLKQGEEPLGAIHLRGCVVTAVEDMPDTKKHDDDNILFEIITASEIHYYLQAASSTERTEWIKAIQSVARTGK
- the PLEK gene encoding pleckstrin isoform X3 is translated as MEREPMRIREGYLVKKGSMFNTWKPMWVVLLEDGIEFYKRKADNSPKGMIPLKGSSIHSPCQDFGKRMFVFKLTVAKQQDHFFQAAYLEERDAWVRDIKKAIHHIDGGQRFARKSTRKSIRLPETINLSALYLSMKDPEKGIKELKLEKDKRVFNHCFTGTCVIDWLVSSSSVRNRREGLLLASSLLSEGYLQPAGDTSKAAAEGLSDTPFLDLSDAYYYFPDSGFFCEGYSSDDDVVLKEEFRGTIVKQGCLLKQGHRRKNWKVRKFVLRDDPAYLHYYDPAGGEEPLGAIHLRGCVVTAVEDMPDSKEL